The proteins below are encoded in one region of Saccopteryx leptura isolate mSacLep1 chromosome 1, mSacLep1_pri_phased_curated, whole genome shotgun sequence:
- the KIF21B gene encoding kinesin-like protein KIF21B isoform X4 → MAGQGDCCVKVAVRIRPQLSKEKIEGCHICTSVTPGEPQVLLGKDKAFTYDFVFDLDTWQEHVYTTCVRRLIEGCFEGYNATVLAYGQTGAGKTYTMGTGFDTALAEDQQGIIPRAIAHLFGGIAERKRRAQEQGVTEPEFKVSAQFLELYNEEILDLFDGTRDPDARHRRSNIKIHEDANGSIYTTGVTSRLINSEEELIQCLRQGALSRTTASTQMNVQSSRSHAIFTIHLCQMRVCAQTNLVTETVSGLPEGTAPTREYETLTAKFHFVDLAGSERLKRTGATGERAKEGISINCGLLALGNVISALGDQSKKVVHVPYRDSKLTRLLQDSLGGNSQTIMIACVSPSDRDFMETLNTLKYANRARNIKNKVVVNQDKTSQQISALRAEIARLQMELMEYKAGKRVIGEDGSEGYSDLFRENAMLQKENGALRLRVKAMQEAIDTINNRVTQLMSQEANLLLAKAGDGNEAIGALIQSYIREIEELRTKLLESEAMNESLRRSLSRASVRGPYSLGMSPATPGFGGSPASSMEDASEVIRRAKQDLERLKKKEVRQRRKSPEKEAFKKRAKLQQENSEETDENEDNEVEEEEEDPDESGCEEEEGRDDEDEDSGSEESLVDSDSDAEGKEVNFQADLADLTCEIEIKQKLIDELENSQRRLQTLKHQYEEKLILLQNKIRDTQLERDRVLQNLSTMECYTEEKANKIKADYEKRLREMHRDLQKLQAAQKEHARLLKNQSRYERELKKLQAEVAEMKKAKVALMKQMREEQQRRRLVETKRNREIAQLKKEQRRQEFQIRALESQKRQQELVLRRKTQEVSALRRLAKPMSERVAGRVGLKPPMLDSGAEVSASTTSSEAESGARSVSSIVRQWNRNINHFLGDHPASTVHGARPARKKFQKKGAGQSFSKAARLKWQSLERRIIDIVMQRMTIVNLEADMERLIKKREELFLLQEALRRKREQLQAESPKEKGLQELSEEIEVLAANIDYINDSISDCQATIVQLEETKEELDSTDTSVVISSCSLAEARLLLDNFLKASIDKGLQVAQKEAQIRLLEGRLRQTDLAGSSQNHLLLDALREKAEAHPELQALIYNVQQENGYASTDEEVSEFSEGSISQSFTMKGSTSHDDFKFKGEPKLSAQIKAVSAECLGPPLDISTKNITKSLASLVEITEDGVGFSVRDAYYRDKVSRTVSLPTRGSTFPRQSRGADTSPLTRRKSYDRGQPTRSTDVGFTPPPSPPTRPRNDRNVFSRLTSNQSQGSALDKGIITPVGGAKGGRTAPLQCVSMAEGHTKPILCLDATDELLFTGSKDRSCKMWNLVTGQEIGALKGHPNNVVSIKYCSHSGLVFSVSTSYIKVWDIRDSAKCIRTLTSSGQVISGDACAAASTRTISSVQGEHQINQIALSSSGTMLYAASGNTVRIWELSRFQPVGKLTGHIGPVMCLTVTQTASQHDLVVTGSKDHYVKMFELGECVAGTIGPTHNFEPPHYDGIECLAIHGDILFSGSRDNGIKKWDLEQQELIQQIPNAHKDWVCALAFVPGRPMLLSACRAGVIKVWNVDNFTPIGEIKGHDSPINAICTNGKHIFTASSDCRVKLWSYVPGLTPCLPRRVLAIKGRATTLP, encoded by the exons AATCCGGCCTCAACTGTCAAAGGAGAAGATTGAGGGCTGTCACATCTGTACCTCTGTCACCCCGGGGGAGCCCCAGGTTCTTCTGGGGAAGGACAAGGCCTTCACCTATGACTTTGTCTTCGACCTGGACACCTGGCAGGAGCACGTCTACACGACCTGTGTGCGCAGGCTCATCGAGGGCTGCTTTGAGGGCTACAATGCCACCGTGCTGGCCTATGGCCAG ACGGGGGCCGGGAAGACTTACACCATGGGTACTGGCTTTGACACGGCGCTGGCTGAGGATCAGCAAGGCATCATCCCGAGGGCCATCGCACACCTCTTCGGGGGCATTGCTGAGCGCAAGCGGCGGGCACAAGAGCAGGGAGTGACTGAGCCGGAGTTCAAAGTCAGCGCTCAGTTCCTGGAG CTCTACAACGAGGAGATCCTGGACCTGTTCGATGGCACCCGCGACCCTGATGCCCGTCACCGCAGGTCCAACATCAAGATCCATGAGGATGCCAATGGCAGCATCTATACCACCGGCGTCACATCCCGCCTCATCAACTCCGAGGAGGAG ctgatccagtgcctgaggcagggggcCCTGTCACGCACCACGGCCAGCACCCAGATGAACGTGCAGAGCTCCCGTTCTCATGCCATCTTCACCATCCACCTGTGCCAGATGCGTGTGTGCGCCCAGACCAACCTG GTGACCGAGACGGTGTCGGGGCTTCCTGAGGGTACAGCTCCCACAAGAGAGTATGAAACGCTCACGGCCAAGTTTCACTTCGTGGACTTGGCCGGCTCAGAGCGGCTGAAGCGGACGGGGGCCACTGGCGAGCGGGCCAAGGAAGGCATCTCCATCAACTGCGGCCTG TTGGCCTTGGGCAACGTCATCAGCGCCTTGGGCGACCAGAGCAAGAAGGTGGTCCATGTGCCTTACAGGGACTCCAAGCTCACTCGGCTCCTTCAGGACTCGCTGGGGGGCAACAG cCAGACCATCATGATCGCCTGTGTGAGCCCCTCGGACCGGGATTTCATGGAGACGCTCAACACACTCAAATACGCCAACCGGGCACGAAACATCAAGAACAAGGTGGTGGTGAATCAGGACAAGACCAGCCAGCAGATCAGCGCGCTGCGGGCTGAGATCGCTCGTCTGCAGATGGAGCTCATGGAGTACAAGGCG ggCAAGAGGGTGATTGGAGAGGACGGCAGCGAGGGCTACAGCGACCTGTTTCGGGAGAATGCCATGCTGCAGAAGGAGAATGGGGCTTTGCGCCTGCGGGTGAAGGCCATGCAAGAGGCCATCGACACCATCAACAACCGTGTCACCCAGCTCATGAGCCAGGAGGCCAACCTGCTTCTGGCCAAGGCTG GTGACGGCAACGAGGCCATCGGTGCCCTGATTCAGAGCTACATCCGGGAGATTGAGGAGCTGCG GACAAAGCTCTTGGAAAGTGAGGCCATGAACGAGTCCCTGCGTCGCAGCCTCTCTCGGGCCTCAGTGCGAGGCCCCTACTCCCTGGGCATGTCTCCGGCCACTCCGGGCTTCGGGGGCAGCCCAGCCAGCTCCATGGAGGATGCCTCCGAGGTGATCCGCAGGGCCAAGCAGGACCTGGAGCGTCTCAAGAAGAAGGAGGTCAGGCAGCGGAGAAAGAG CCCAGAGAAGGAGGCCTTCAAAAAGAGGGCAAAACTCCAACAGGAAAACAGTGAGGAGACGGATGAGAATGAGGACAATGAGGTGGAGGAG GAGGAGGAAGATCCAGACGAGAGTGGCtgcgaggaggaggagggacgcGATGACGAGGATGAGGACTCAGGCAGTGAGGAGAGCCTGGTGGATTCAGACTCGGATGCCGAGGGGAAGG AGGTGAACTTCCAGGCTGATCTAGCTGACCTGACGTGCGAGATCGAGATCAAGCAGAAGCTGATCGACGAGTTGGAAAACAGCCAGCGGCGGCTGCAGACGCTCAAGCACCAGTATGAGGAGAAGCTGATCCTACTGCAGAACAAGATCCGGGACACACAGCTGGAGCGGGACCGCGTGCTGCAGAACCTCA GCACCATGGAGTGCTACACAGAGGAGAAGGCCAATAAGATCAAGGCAGACTATGAGAAGAGGCTGCGGGAAATGCACCGGGACCTGCAGAAGCTGCAGGCCGCGCAGAAAGAGCACGCCCGGCTGCTCAAGAACCAGTCTCGCTACGAGAGGGAGCTGAAGAAGCTGCAGGCCGAGGTGGCTGAGATGAAGAAGGCCAAG GTGGCTCTGATGAAGCAGATGCGTGAGGAGCAGCAGCGACGGCGGCTGGTGGAGACCAAAAGGAACCGGGAGATCGCGCAGCTGAAGAAGGAGCAGCGGCGGCAGGAG TTCCAGATCCGAGCTCTGGAGTCCCAGAAGCGGCAGCAGGAACTGGTCCTGAGGAGGAAGACCCAGGAG GTTTCTGCACTGAGGCGTCTGGCCAAGCCCATGTCTGAGCGGGTGGCAGGGCGCGTGGGGCTGAAGCCACCTATGCTGGACTCGGGGGCCGAGGTGTCAGCCAGCACCACCTCGTCGGAGGCCGAGTCGGGGGCCCGCTCCGTCTCCAGCATCGTACGCCAGTGGAACCGAAATATCAACCACTTCCTAGGGGACCACCCTGCGTCCACTGTCCACGGTGCCCGCCCTGCCAG AAAGAAGTTCCAGAAGAAGGGGGCTGGCCAAAGCTTCAGCAAGGCCGCGCGGCTCAAGTGGCAGTCCCTGGAGCGGAGGATCATCGACATCGTCATGCAAAGGATGACCATCGTCAACCTGGAGGCCGACATGGAGCGGCTCATCAAG AAAAGGGAGGAGCTGTTCCTCCTACAGGAGGCGCTGCGGAGGAAGCGGGAGCAGCTACAGGCTGAGAGCCCAAAGGAAAAGGGGCTTCAGGAGCTGTCCGAGGAGATTGAGGTGCTGGCGGCCAACATCGACTACATTAATGACAGCATCTCGGACTGCCAGGCCACCATCGTGCAGCTAGAGGAGACCAAG GAGGAGCTGGACTCCACGGACACTTCGGTGGTCATCAGCTCCTGCTCACTGGCTGAAGCCCGCCTGCTGCTAGACAACTTCCTGAAGGCGTCCATCGACAAG GGGCTGCAGGTGGCCCAGAAGGAGGCCCAGATCCGGCTGCTGGAGGGACGGCTGAGGCAGACGGACCTTGCAGGCTCCTCCCAGAACCACCTCCTCCTGGACGCCCTGCGGGAGAAGGCGGAGGCCCACCCCGAGCTGCAGGCCCTCATTTACAATGTGCAGCAGG AGAATGGCTACGCCAGCACCGATGAGGAGGTCTCGGAGTTCTCCGAGGGGAG CATCTCCCAGTCATTCACCATGAAAGGCTCCACCAGCCATGACGATTTCAAGTTCAAG GGTGAGCCCAAGCTGTCCGCCCAGATAAAGGCTGTGTCTGCCGAGTGCCTGGGGCCCCCGCTGGACATCTCCACCAAGAACATCACCAAGTCCCTGGCCTCGCTGGTGGAGATCACAGAGGATGGGGTCGGCTTCTCTGTCCGAGACGCCTACTACCGGGACAAGGTTTCGCGCACTGTCAGCCTGCCTACCAGAGGGAGCACCTT CCCCCGGCAGTCCCGAGGTGCCGACACGTCCCCTCTGACACGAAGAAAGTCGTACGACCGAGGGCAGCCCACCAG GTCCACAGACGTAGGATTCACGCCCCCCCCATCGCCTCCCACCCGGCCACGCAACGATCGCAACGTCTTCTCCCGTCTCACCAGCAATCAGAGCCAAGGGTCAGCACTGGACAA GGGTATCATCACACCGGTTGGTGGAGCCAAGGGTGGGCGGACAGCCCCACTGCAGTGTGTCTCCATGGCCGAGGGCCACACCAAGCCCATCCTCTGCCTGGACGCCACGGACGAGCTGCTCTTCACAGGGTCCAAAG ACCGCAGCTGTAAGATGTGGAACTTGGTCACGGGGCAGGAGATAGGGGCTCTGAAAGGCCACCCCAACAACGTGGTGTCCATCAAGTACTGCAGCCACTCGGGGCTCGTGTTCTCCGTGTCCACCTCCTACATCAAGGTGTGGGACATCCGGGACTCTGCCAAGTGCATTCGGACCCTCAC GTCCTCAGGCCAAGTGATTTCAGGGGATGCCTGTGCAGCTGCGTCCACCCGCACCATCAGCAGTGTGCAGGGGGAGCACCAGATAAACCAGATCGCCCTCAGCAGTTCGGGCACCATGCTGTATGCTGCCTCAGGCAACACCGTCCGCATCTGGGAGCTCAGCAG GTTCCAGCCCGTTGGCAAGCTGACCGGTCACATCGGCCCTGTGATGTGCCTGACAGTCACCCAGACGGCCAGCCAGCACGATCTGGTGGTGACCGGCTCCAAGGACCACTATGTCAAG ATGTTTGAGCTGGGTGAGTGTGTGGCTGGAACCATCGGCCCCACCCACAACTTCGAGCCCCCGCACTATGATGGCATCGAGTGTCTGGCCATCCACGGAGACATCCTGTTCAGCGGCTCCCGGGACAACGGCATCAAGAAATGGGACCTTGAGCAACAGGAGCTCATCCAG CAAATTCCCAATGCACACAAGGACTGGGTATGCGCGCTGGCCTTCGTCCCGGGCCGCCCCATGCTGCTGAGCGCCTGCCGCGCGGGCGTCATCAAGGTCTGGAATGTGGACAACTTCACGCCCATTGGCGAGATCAAGGGCCATGACAGCCCCATCAACGCCATCTGCACCAACGGCAAGCACATCTTCACCGCCTCCAG TGACTGCCGGGTAAAGCTGTGGAGTTACGTCCCTGGACTCACCCCCTGCCTTCCTCGCCGAGTCCTGGCCATAAAGGGCCGTGCCACCACCCTGCCCTGA
- the KIF21B gene encoding kinesin-like protein KIF21B isoform X3: MAGQGDCCVKVAVRIRPQLSKEKIEGCHICTSVTPGEPQVLLGKDKAFTYDFVFDLDTWQEHVYTTCVRRLIEGCFEGYNATVLAYGQTGAGKTYTMGTGFDTALAEDQQGIIPRAIAHLFGGIAERKRRAQEQGVTEPEFKVSAQFLELYNEEILDLFDGTRDPDARHRRSNIKIHEDANGSIYTTGVTSRLINSEEELIQCLRQGALSRTTASTQMNVQSSRSHAIFTIHLCQMRVCAQTNLVTETVSGLPEGTAPTREYETLTAKFHFVDLAGSERLKRTGATGERAKEGISINCGLLALGNVISALGDQSKKVVHVPYRDSKLTRLLQDSLGGNSQTIMIACVSPSDRDFMETLNTLKYANRARNIKNKVVVNQDKTSQQISALRAEIARLQMELMEYKAVSLRPALHLCHMDLMTGQGKRVIGEDGSEGYSDLFRENAMLQKENGALRLRVKAMQEAIDTINNRVTQLMSQEANLLLAKAGDGNEAIGALIQSYIREIEELRTKLLESEAMNESLRRSLSRASVRGPYSLGMSPATPGFGGSPASSMEDASEVIRRAKQDLERLKKKEVRQRRKSPEKEAFKKRAKLQQENSEETDENEDNEVEEEEEDPDESGCEEEEGRDDEDEDSGSEESLVDSDSDAEGKEVNFQADLADLTCEIEIKQKLIDELENSQRRLQTLKHQYEEKLILLQNKIRDTQLERDRVLQNLSTMECYTEEKANKIKADYEKRLREMHRDLQKLQAAQKEHARLLKNQSRYERELKKLQAEVAEMKKAKVALMKQMREEQQRRRLVETKRNREIAQLKKEQRRQEFQIRALESQKRQQELVLRRKTQEVSALRRLAKPMSERVAGRVGLKPPMLDSGAEVSASTTSSEAESGARSVSSIVRQWNRNINHFLGDHPASTVHGARPARKKFQKKGAGQSFSKAARLKWQSLERRIIDIVMQRMTIVNLEADMERLIKKREELFLLQEALRRKREQLQAESPKEKGLQELSEEIEVLAANIDYINDSISDCQATIVQLEETKEELDSTDTSVVISSCSLAEARLLLDNFLKASIDKGLQVAQKEAQIRLLEGRLRQTDLAGSSQNHLLLDALREKAEAHPELQALIYNVQQENGYASTDEEVSEFSEGSISQSFTMKGSTSHDDFKFKGEPKLSAQIKAVSAECLGPPLDISTKNITKSLASLVEITEDGVGFSVRDAYYRDKVSRTVSLPTRGSTFPRQSRGADTSPLTRRKSYDRGQPTRSTDVGFTPPPSPPTRPRNDRNVFSRLTSNQSQGSALDKGIITPVGGAKGGRTAPLQCVSMAEGHTKPILCLDATDELLFTGSKDRSCKMWNLVTGQEIGALKGHPNNVVSIKYCSHSGLVFSVSTSYIKVWDIRDSAKCIRTLTSSGQVISGDACAAASTRTISSVQGEHQINQIALSSSGTMLYAASGNTVRIWELSRFQPVGKLTGHIGPVMCLTVTQTASQHDLVVTGSKDHYVKMFELGECVAGTIGPTHNFEPPHYDGIECLAIHGDILFSGSRDNGIKKWDLEQQELIQQIPNAHKDWVCALAFVPGRPMLLSACRAGVIKVWNVDNFTPIGEIKGHDSPINAICTNGKHIFTASSDLTVKFWSVRRLPRGPP; the protein is encoded by the exons AATCCGGCCTCAACTGTCAAAGGAGAAGATTGAGGGCTGTCACATCTGTACCTCTGTCACCCCGGGGGAGCCCCAGGTTCTTCTGGGGAAGGACAAGGCCTTCACCTATGACTTTGTCTTCGACCTGGACACCTGGCAGGAGCACGTCTACACGACCTGTGTGCGCAGGCTCATCGAGGGCTGCTTTGAGGGCTACAATGCCACCGTGCTGGCCTATGGCCAG ACGGGGGCCGGGAAGACTTACACCATGGGTACTGGCTTTGACACGGCGCTGGCTGAGGATCAGCAAGGCATCATCCCGAGGGCCATCGCACACCTCTTCGGGGGCATTGCTGAGCGCAAGCGGCGGGCACAAGAGCAGGGAGTGACTGAGCCGGAGTTCAAAGTCAGCGCTCAGTTCCTGGAG CTCTACAACGAGGAGATCCTGGACCTGTTCGATGGCACCCGCGACCCTGATGCCCGTCACCGCAGGTCCAACATCAAGATCCATGAGGATGCCAATGGCAGCATCTATACCACCGGCGTCACATCCCGCCTCATCAACTCCGAGGAGGAG ctgatccagtgcctgaggcagggggcCCTGTCACGCACCACGGCCAGCACCCAGATGAACGTGCAGAGCTCCCGTTCTCATGCCATCTTCACCATCCACCTGTGCCAGATGCGTGTGTGCGCCCAGACCAACCTG GTGACCGAGACGGTGTCGGGGCTTCCTGAGGGTACAGCTCCCACAAGAGAGTATGAAACGCTCACGGCCAAGTTTCACTTCGTGGACTTGGCCGGCTCAGAGCGGCTGAAGCGGACGGGGGCCACTGGCGAGCGGGCCAAGGAAGGCATCTCCATCAACTGCGGCCTG TTGGCCTTGGGCAACGTCATCAGCGCCTTGGGCGACCAGAGCAAGAAGGTGGTCCATGTGCCTTACAGGGACTCCAAGCTCACTCGGCTCCTTCAGGACTCGCTGGGGGGCAACAG cCAGACCATCATGATCGCCTGTGTGAGCCCCTCGGACCGGGATTTCATGGAGACGCTCAACACACTCAAATACGCCAACCGGGCACGAAACATCAAGAACAAGGTGGTGGTGAATCAGGACAAGACCAGCCAGCAGATCAGCGCGCTGCGGGCTGAGATCGCTCGTCTGCAGATGGAGCTCATGGAGTACAAGGCGGTGAGCTTGCGCCCGGCTCTCCACCTGTGTCATATGGACCTCATGACAGGACAG ggCAAGAGGGTGATTGGAGAGGACGGCAGCGAGGGCTACAGCGACCTGTTTCGGGAGAATGCCATGCTGCAGAAGGAGAATGGGGCTTTGCGCCTGCGGGTGAAGGCCATGCAAGAGGCCATCGACACCATCAACAACCGTGTCACCCAGCTCATGAGCCAGGAGGCCAACCTGCTTCTGGCCAAGGCTG GTGACGGCAACGAGGCCATCGGTGCCCTGATTCAGAGCTACATCCGGGAGATTGAGGAGCTGCG GACAAAGCTCTTGGAAAGTGAGGCCATGAACGAGTCCCTGCGTCGCAGCCTCTCTCGGGCCTCAGTGCGAGGCCCCTACTCCCTGGGCATGTCTCCGGCCACTCCGGGCTTCGGGGGCAGCCCAGCCAGCTCCATGGAGGATGCCTCCGAGGTGATCCGCAGGGCCAAGCAGGACCTGGAGCGTCTCAAGAAGAAGGAGGTCAGGCAGCGGAGAAAGAG CCCAGAGAAGGAGGCCTTCAAAAAGAGGGCAAAACTCCAACAGGAAAACAGTGAGGAGACGGATGAGAATGAGGACAATGAGGTGGAGGAG GAGGAGGAAGATCCAGACGAGAGTGGCtgcgaggaggaggagggacgcGATGACGAGGATGAGGACTCAGGCAGTGAGGAGAGCCTGGTGGATTCAGACTCGGATGCCGAGGGGAAGG AGGTGAACTTCCAGGCTGATCTAGCTGACCTGACGTGCGAGATCGAGATCAAGCAGAAGCTGATCGACGAGTTGGAAAACAGCCAGCGGCGGCTGCAGACGCTCAAGCACCAGTATGAGGAGAAGCTGATCCTACTGCAGAACAAGATCCGGGACACACAGCTGGAGCGGGACCGCGTGCTGCAGAACCTCA GCACCATGGAGTGCTACACAGAGGAGAAGGCCAATAAGATCAAGGCAGACTATGAGAAGAGGCTGCGGGAAATGCACCGGGACCTGCAGAAGCTGCAGGCCGCGCAGAAAGAGCACGCCCGGCTGCTCAAGAACCAGTCTCGCTACGAGAGGGAGCTGAAGAAGCTGCAGGCCGAGGTGGCTGAGATGAAGAAGGCCAAG GTGGCTCTGATGAAGCAGATGCGTGAGGAGCAGCAGCGACGGCGGCTGGTGGAGACCAAAAGGAACCGGGAGATCGCGCAGCTGAAGAAGGAGCAGCGGCGGCAGGAG TTCCAGATCCGAGCTCTGGAGTCCCAGAAGCGGCAGCAGGAACTGGTCCTGAGGAGGAAGACCCAGGAG GTTTCTGCACTGAGGCGTCTGGCCAAGCCCATGTCTGAGCGGGTGGCAGGGCGCGTGGGGCTGAAGCCACCTATGCTGGACTCGGGGGCCGAGGTGTCAGCCAGCACCACCTCGTCGGAGGCCGAGTCGGGGGCCCGCTCCGTCTCCAGCATCGTACGCCAGTGGAACCGAAATATCAACCACTTCCTAGGGGACCACCCTGCGTCCACTGTCCACGGTGCCCGCCCTGCCAG AAAGAAGTTCCAGAAGAAGGGGGCTGGCCAAAGCTTCAGCAAGGCCGCGCGGCTCAAGTGGCAGTCCCTGGAGCGGAGGATCATCGACATCGTCATGCAAAGGATGACCATCGTCAACCTGGAGGCCGACATGGAGCGGCTCATCAAG AAAAGGGAGGAGCTGTTCCTCCTACAGGAGGCGCTGCGGAGGAAGCGGGAGCAGCTACAGGCTGAGAGCCCAAAGGAAAAGGGGCTTCAGGAGCTGTCCGAGGAGATTGAGGTGCTGGCGGCCAACATCGACTACATTAATGACAGCATCTCGGACTGCCAGGCCACCATCGTGCAGCTAGAGGAGACCAAG GAGGAGCTGGACTCCACGGACACTTCGGTGGTCATCAGCTCCTGCTCACTGGCTGAAGCCCGCCTGCTGCTAGACAACTTCCTGAAGGCGTCCATCGACAAG GGGCTGCAGGTGGCCCAGAAGGAGGCCCAGATCCGGCTGCTGGAGGGACGGCTGAGGCAGACGGACCTTGCAGGCTCCTCCCAGAACCACCTCCTCCTGGACGCCCTGCGGGAGAAGGCGGAGGCCCACCCCGAGCTGCAGGCCCTCATTTACAATGTGCAGCAGG AGAATGGCTACGCCAGCACCGATGAGGAGGTCTCGGAGTTCTCCGAGGGGAG CATCTCCCAGTCATTCACCATGAAAGGCTCCACCAGCCATGACGATTTCAAGTTCAAG GGTGAGCCCAAGCTGTCCGCCCAGATAAAGGCTGTGTCTGCCGAGTGCCTGGGGCCCCCGCTGGACATCTCCACCAAGAACATCACCAAGTCCCTGGCCTCGCTGGTGGAGATCACAGAGGATGGGGTCGGCTTCTCTGTCCGAGACGCCTACTACCGGGACAAGGTTTCGCGCACTGTCAGCCTGCCTACCAGAGGGAGCACCTT CCCCCGGCAGTCCCGAGGTGCCGACACGTCCCCTCTGACACGAAGAAAGTCGTACGACCGAGGGCAGCCCACCAG GTCCACAGACGTAGGATTCACGCCCCCCCCATCGCCTCCCACCCGGCCACGCAACGATCGCAACGTCTTCTCCCGTCTCACCAGCAATCAGAGCCAAGGGTCAGCACTGGACAA GGGTATCATCACACCGGTTGGTGGAGCCAAGGGTGGGCGGACAGCCCCACTGCAGTGTGTCTCCATGGCCGAGGGCCACACCAAGCCCATCCTCTGCCTGGACGCCACGGACGAGCTGCTCTTCACAGGGTCCAAAG ACCGCAGCTGTAAGATGTGGAACTTGGTCACGGGGCAGGAGATAGGGGCTCTGAAAGGCCACCCCAACAACGTGGTGTCCATCAAGTACTGCAGCCACTCGGGGCTCGTGTTCTCCGTGTCCACCTCCTACATCAAGGTGTGGGACATCCGGGACTCTGCCAAGTGCATTCGGACCCTCAC GTCCTCAGGCCAAGTGATTTCAGGGGATGCCTGTGCAGCTGCGTCCACCCGCACCATCAGCAGTGTGCAGGGGGAGCACCAGATAAACCAGATCGCCCTCAGCAGTTCGGGCACCATGCTGTATGCTGCCTCAGGCAACACCGTCCGCATCTGGGAGCTCAGCAG GTTCCAGCCCGTTGGCAAGCTGACCGGTCACATCGGCCCTGTGATGTGCCTGACAGTCACCCAGACGGCCAGCCAGCACGATCTGGTGGTGACCGGCTCCAAGGACCACTATGTCAAG ATGTTTGAGCTGGGTGAGTGTGTGGCTGGAACCATCGGCCCCACCCACAACTTCGAGCCCCCGCACTATGATGGCATCGAGTGTCTGGCCATCCACGGAGACATCCTGTTCAGCGGCTCCCGGGACAACGGCATCAAGAAATGGGACCTTGAGCAACAGGAGCTCATCCAG CAAATTCCCAATGCACACAAGGACTGGGTATGCGCGCTGGCCTTCGTCCCGGGCCGCCCCATGCTGCTGAGCGCCTGCCGCGCGGGCGTCATCAAGGTCTGGAATGTGGACAACTTCACGCCCATTGGCGAGATCAAGGGCCATGACAGCCCCATCAACGCCATCTGCACCAACGGCAAGCACATCTTCACCGCCTCCAG TGACCTGACAGTGAAGTTCTGGAGCGTTCGGCGGTTACCCAGGGGCCCTCCCTAG